One Nicotiana tomentosiformis chromosome 1, ASM39032v3, whole genome shotgun sequence genomic window, GAGTCGGCCGTAAGCAGCGCAAACAGAAGGGTTCCGAAGCTGCAGCTCGCTTACCAACCGTTACACCGCTGACAAAGTGCAAGCTTCGTCTCCTAAAGCTTGAGAGGATCAAAGATTACCTGTTAATGGAAGAAGAATTCGTGGCCAATCAGGAACGATTAAAACCTCAGGAAGAGAAAACTGAAGAGGATAGATCTAAGGTTGATGATCTACGTGGTTCGCCGATGAGCGTGGGCAATTTAGAGGAGCTTATTGATGAGAATCATGCTATAGTTTCGTCTTCAGTTGGGCCGGAGTATTATGTTGGGATCTTGTCCTTTGTGGATAAGGACCAATTGGAACCTGGTTGTGCTATTCTGATGCATAATAAGGTATTTGACTatgttatttttaatttattgtgGCATTTCGTTGGCCATGGCCTATTTAGGATTTGCAATAGTTGACCTAGTGTTATATGTTCCTATGGATATCGACGAATTAGGGATTTGTGAAGTGAGACACGACAGTGTTTAAGTTCGAGTGCAGTTTAGTTATACCCCTAACTAGGTAATTGGTAACATTTGGCATTTGAGCTTTTAGTAAGTTAAGACTTGGATTTGGACTTGGCGGTGGAGCAACAGCTGAATGTGTTTGAATCAATTCCAGAATTTAGCGTTTGGAATCACATAATTTTAGGTCTGTGAGTAATTATTGGTAGTGCTTGTTAATATTGTTTAGTTGTGATTCTACCATTATGAACTGAGAGTGTAAGGGTTTAGTGCATTTGACTCCAAAAATATATCCTATAGCGAGGAGCATTGAACACTTACATTCTTGAAAGTTTCATCAGGATTTAAACATGGCTGATTCAGGGTTTTCAGACTGGTTGGTTGGAGTGATTTTTTTGCCAATAGAACATTAAGAGAACTTCtagtgatttttatttttatttttaataatgttAGCCTGAGATGAACTTAATGAAGAAAAATGGTCGACTGGGATTAATAAAATCGACCCAACTTGTCTAGGACTGAGGTGTATTTGTTGTTGGGTGGAGTGATTAACTTGTGAAGGGGTGTTTTTTTTCCATTGTAACCTTTTAGTGGTGTTTTATCCCCAGCATGCAGCTAGTTAATAGTTTGATGGGCACTCTTTGGTCGTTCTGCCTTTATATGTTCTACATAATATTTTTGAGAATTGTGACTATGGTTGTTCTGAGCTGAGGTTCTCTCCGCAACAATCTCTCTATTTTCACAAGGCAGGGATAAAGTTTGCGTTAGTGTTGTCAAGGGCATGCTTAAGCCCTGAAACGAGGcacaaaacatgttgagcgcgtCGCCTCACTTCAGTATCACCATGAATGCTCTAAAGCATACTTTTCCTTGTCAATGAGTATAATCTTGAAGAGTcgacactaaacaattgataGTTCATTTTGTCGTAATATTTTTTCAATtactttgtccatatatttgttattcatacTTATAACTTATTGGTCTTGGACAACATattcatatttgtattttttctcCATTTGCGTCTTTCTTCATGAAAGCTCACGGTTTATTTGTACTTTGCACGTAAAGCCGCGATGGACCTTAGagtttttttgcgcttttcgcctttgataacattgGTTTATGTACAtactaccttccccagaccctacttgtgggattacactgggatTGTTAccttgttgttgctgctgctgcgAAGATCCTTATTTCTTGTTATTATAATGTGTTCTCCTTTAGTGGTAACCAGATTCACATATTTGCCAATGGAGCCACTCAATTTCTTAAGGATATTAGGCTTTAGTTTAACAGTTTCGAAGTGTCTCTGTATTTTTGATTGTTGTACGCTTGTAGATCTTCTGTAGAATATTGCAGTGGTTCTGACAATATCGTTCTATTTAATTAGATTTTCTAGTGCTATAGCAAGACGTATTTAACCTTTCCTCTTCTAAacccatccccccccccccccctccctctCTCCCAAACACCACACCCAACCCCCAAGTTTACCTTACTAATGCGGCAGATATGCTCTATTAGTTCCAGAACCTTTCTAGGTTAGGTTGTGTACATGAGAACCTACTTAAAGTGCCATTGAATTATAGGGTCAGGCAGCTATCATTTTAGCTGCTTTCAAAGTGTTTGAAGAAAGTGCGATGTGATTGCTTTGATTTGCTTTACTGCTTCGGAGGATCAACCTTTCCATTGTTTTTAATGTATGGTCCAGACAAATTACCATTTAAACATCCTGTGCCACAAGAACTGACAATCCAGAATCTAATATCCTTTTGAATTGACATTATAGCATGTTACGACACAAACTGAAAATATCTGGAGTTTGTGATATATCGTTGAATTAACATTCTTTTTTCTTTCGATAAGTCTTGAATTAACAATTTCTATTACTCAGATTTTGATGCTTTCTTAGAATATCTATGCCACAGTACTTGAGAAGTAATAAAAAGCTTCCAATATGACTAtcagtttttttttttagttGGAAATGCCTTGGTTGTTGGAATAATTCCTGTGGCTAATTGATTCACTATGTCTCAAAGGTTAATGAGTCTCGAAATTAATGCCCCCATTTTCTTAATTCCATGCGTTATCAAACATTTTATGTCTTCTTTCTAGCAGTAACTTCTCAGCAAATCTCTCCCTCTTCTTCCTTTATTTATTTTCCAGATAAAGTGCCTAAGTTTGAGGCTGGATCATTTTAACTTATGTCTGATTTCTCTTCTTTCTAGCAGTAATTTCTCAGAAaatatcttcctcttcttcctctaTTGTTTTTTTAGAAAAATTGTATAAATTTGAGGGTGGATCTCTTGACTTATGTATGTTCTCTCTCATTCAGGTTCTATCAGTTGTTGGTCTTCTACAAGACGATGTTGATCCGATGGTGTCTGTCATGAAGGTTGAGAAAGCTCCTTTGGAATCCTATGCTGATATTGGTGGATTGGATGCTCAGATTCAGGAGATCAAAGAAGCTGTTGAGCTTCCGTTGACTCACCCTGAGCTGTATGAAGACATTGGTATAAAACCTCCTAAAGGGGTCATTCTCTATGGAGAGCCTGGGACTGGCAAAACCTTGCTTGCAAAGGTTTGTGAAATTTCCTTGTGTACAATGGACTTAAAAGTACTTTCTTTAAGCTTCCACTTTGATCTCCCTTGGTTGGAGTAGGAGGACTCTAATGTGATTGAAGAAAGACAGAGGGTGACTAAATTGAAGAATTTTGTATGTGATGAAATATTTTCCtgttatttgaaaattctaaagAACGATTTACTCCTTCTGTCCAAGTATATTCCCCAGATACGACCTCCAAATGTCAAACTGGGTTTCGTTGAAGCCATTAAACTTtgtgaagaaaagaaaaattatgataaaTGACATGATAAGTGTTATCAGATAGAAAGTTGGTGATTTGCTAAAGGGTCAAGTTAATAACAAAATACATATGAGCGAAGTCAACGGATTTTTTCCGAAATAGATTCATCTTTTATTGAGAAGATTGTTTGGGACGAGTTGCTCCCAGGGCCTAGCTCAAGTGGCAAAGGGTGGTGGATTTGTGTCTTAGGTCACAAGTTCAAGCCCCCACACCATGCAAAGCAAAgtctggtatttaagtggagaagggtagaggggcaggcccattatccaccgagtttTGAAGGCTGCGGTTGGTCCAAAAGATCGGCCCCAGACGGATTTCTcggtcatcaaaaaaaaaaaaaaagattgttTGGGACGAGTTTAGTTGTATTCTCTATTTGGATAAGATTTGCACATGTCATGTCATGTAGAGTTACTTGAAATTCAATATGCAGTATCTACTATTATGGTATTTGCAAAGTTCATTTCTAGAGCCGTGGCGTGGCTGCGTGGCAATTCCTCTTTGAGCTTTGAGGAAAATCTTGTTTTGTTGGATGCATTTTTCTAGTTTGGTTGCCATTAGCCTGTTTGAAATGTCATGCTATGTCTTTGAATTTTGGGAAAGAATGGTTTGTTGGATATGTTTTCCGGGTCTGGCTGCCAGTAGTACGGCCAAATGTCATGCTATCTATTTGTGTCCGTGTAACAAGTGCTAGTAGTTACTACCTCCTGTCAGTTTTAAATGTCGTTTAAGGTTTTGGCGTGCCcatgaagaaaactatataatAGCATTAAATTTTAGGGGTTTGACAAAGGTACCCTTTATGTCACTTCAAATTAACCTTTATCTCTTTTCAGACTTTCTAGATCATCAACCGGAGCAAGGGTAATTTGGAATAATAGTAAACGCATTGTTGGCTTCCTTAATAACACTTATTTCGGACCACATTTGAATGCCTAATTATGATCTTTCCTTAATAATAGTAAATGCATTGTTGGTTTCCATAATTATGATCTTTGTTGAGTGTTAATTATTTGCTGTCAGAGTACTAATGTCTCTGTCAGCAGACAAGCGATAAAATTTGAGCTATGTTAATTATATTTGTTCAGGCAGTAGCAAACTCCACTTCAGCAACTTTCTTGCGTGTTGTCGGAAGTGAACTGATTCAGAAATATTTGGGAGATGGGCCTAAATTGGTCAGGGAGCTCTTCAGAGTTGCTGATGATCTCTCGCCTtctattgtcttcattgatgagatTGATGCAGTTGGTACCAAGAGGTTTGATTCTGGCATCAGTAACATAAAGATTGGAATGTTGTGGATTTCTGCTAATTAATGTCTTCATCTGCCAGGTATGATGCACACTCTGGTGGTGAACGTGAGATTCAGAGGACTATGTTAGAATTGTTGAACCAGCTAgatggttttgattccagaggagATGTTAAGGTGATTCTTGCTACAAATAAAATCGAAAGTCTTGATCCTGCCCTGCTGCGACCTGGCAGAATAGACAGGAAGATTGAGTTCCCTCTTCCTGATATTAAAACAAGGAGGCGGATTTTCCAGGTCTGTTGTCATAATGTTAACAAAAATTATTTTGAGTGATGCATCTTGGTTTGCCGCCTCTTTGCTGACCGTAAAAATCTTATTTTGGGATATTCAGATACACACAGCAAGGATGACTTTGGCTGATGATGTCAACCTAGAAGAATTTGTTATGACCAAGGATGAGTTTTCTGGAGCTGATATCAAGGCAATATGTACTGAAGCTGGATTGCTCGCTCTACGAGAACGGCGTATGAAGGTAAGACCTCAAAATGGAAAATTAAATTTGCCTTTATTTGCACCCAAATGCTCAACTGTGGAAATTGAGCAAGTCCATGTCTTCTTTCATGTGCGGGGTTGACTGTTATGAATTTAGTTTAATGAGGATGCATGTTATACACTTATACTTGATTCTTTAACTTGGGTTCTtgagaaattttggacttgttgaAGAATTTAATTCTCGAAACTTGGAATGTGGGGCTTAACGTTAGCAATGTGTCTGAACTCTGAATAAGTAAAATAGATGTGGACCATACAGTTTCTACCTATAGTCGGAACATACAATTTCTACCTATAGTCAGACGAACTACTAGTTTTCTTTACAACGGGGCAAAAACAAAGTATACTTGGAATTATATAATGTGAAACTACCTGAGTGGCTGATCCTGTTCATGTCGATGGTGGCAAAAATCATGCTGCCTTGGCAGTAAAACTTCAGCCAATAGTAGTTTTCCTTTTGCAATCGATGTTGACAGAATTCTTCTGTTTTCTACAGGTGACTCATGCAGATTTCAAGAAGGCGAAAGATAAGGTCATGTTCAAGAAGAAAGAGGGAGTGCCGGAAGGACTTTACATGTGATTATTACACAGGTTTTCACTCATATTTATTCAGGATTTGGTTTTAGTTTGTTCTCACTGAGAAGGgattaaattctcattttgtaCGGTGATGTTTTCAAACATTTGGGGAAAAAAATTACATTCAGAACATCTGGATTGGTAAACACAGCCGTTTTCATTGTGTTTTTACTCGAACCAATCGCTATTATCACTCTGGTACCATTGAAATACTTTCCGCTTTAGATTGACTTGTAGAAATAGTACAGAGCATTCTAGACAGTTTCTCCTCCAAGGCTTGACTAGATTAGTTGTTTGTTTTGGCACTAGAGAAAATTGTTTGGGCAATTTATGGAGAACAGTAGGTGCTATTTGTACTTCTGTAGATTACCATTATCTTTTTTCTTAGATGTTTTAGACACTTGCATATATTATTCTTTACAAATTTTAGAAATTTCAAGAATTTGAATTCATGCAACTCTTCAAAGTTAATGTTTCTCTATCCGGTAATATATACTCTCCCCGtgtcaatttatgtgaacccatttgactgtgcacggagtttaagaaaagagagaagacttttgaacttgtggtgtaaaatgaggcatatatattttgtgtggctataaatcattgcataaatgtaaattgtttccaaataaggaaataagtcattctttttggcacggactaaaaaggaaatgagGGAGTATATTTTTTGGTAAATAAAAGATTTTATTACCGAAGGTATTATATACAGTCAACAAAATACATGCAGACGAGCACACTACAGGACGCCACAAATGACCGAACATCAACTCTACCTTACTACTAACAAAAAATAGACTACACTAAACTGGATAAAAAAATCAGTTTCTCGCTCCTTAGCAAGTCTGCTCCTCCATAGAATACTTCCTGTATAACAATGCTCTTGGGATCAGCTTGTTTAGCCTAAAAGACTCTGATTTCTCTCAATCCAGAGATTAATGAACACGTGCAGCCAagatcattctattgagatagcACCTGAACATCTTCCTTGGGCATTAACTTCAGCGCATGTCAGTTCATCTGGCCAAGTCATAGCTGTTCTAGCAATTCTTTGCAATGCAAAAGGCTTATTCCACACTAGTGTAGATACATGACATTGGAAAAGGAGGTGGGAGACACTTTCTGTCTGAGAACTGAGAAGCACACATAGGACATACTTAATTATCGACAACCTGTCCCTGGTGGGTTATCTACCAAGGGCTGCAAGTCTCAAGATGAAGATCCAAGGTTGTTGCAGACCACTCCACTGCACTTTTGGAAAGTCATCCCTACATCTTCTTCTTATTAGAAAATGTTGTTATGCCTTTTCAGTCTTCTTCCTTGATCCCAGCTTGCTAGACATAATTCTGTATCTTCAAAATCATCTGTACTACCAGGAGGTTTTGCTTAGGTGCAGCTTTCCAACATTAATCAGATAGCTATATCCGATTAATTTTGACCTGTTTTTGGATTAATTGCATTTATACAGACTCTCTTCCTCCAAATGTTGCTTCCCTAATAGCGGTAAATTCAGTCGTTAAGCTTTGCTTCTGAGATCAGCTAATTAAAAGCAAAGAGTGTGCAAAATGTTAAATAAAAAAAACCTTTATTTAATACTCCTCGTAGTagtttgacaagagtgggttgctctagtggtgagcaccctccacttccgaccaagaagttgtgagttcgagtcaccccaagagcaaagtgaggagttcttggagggagggagccgagggtctatcggaaacaacctctctgctctagggtaggggtaaggtctgcgtacaaactactccagaccctactagtgggattatactgggttgttgttgtagtagtagTTTGTACGGTAATCCAGGGGGATTTGGATATGAGATGCAAGCTTGAGCTAAGGATCCAATATCTAAGATACCTAAATTAAATGGGACTTTAACTTCATCTCAACCCTTATTTTTGATTGGTTCCTCTTCACAAATGAAAGCATATTATACTTTTAAATTTTGATGTTTTAAAAAGGAATTAGGAGTATTAATTAATcacaaaaaaatcaaatattatagaGAAAGATGCATGTGTGATAAAAGGTTCAAACTAACTGGTGGTCATTGAACCCATTTATGCACTTCTGGTGTGAGGACGTAAATGGAATCTATCAACTTGTTGGTGGAACTTTCAACCCAACATTTATTCGCTACCGTAGTCTCTCATAACGCAAGATTTGTACTCCAAATTGTTTTAGGCAAGACTTTTAGTATGATACTATGGATTTTGCATGTGTTAATGCCTCTTTTCAGCTTGTAACACATGAAGTTTGTTTGTCTACACCTTAACGTACATTAAGCTTTTTTACTTTGGAGCTACTTGGGCTCTTCTAGTTGGATGTTATACACTGAGGTGAATAGGTGTTATTGTTTTCtcaaaagttgtgatgaaaaACGTGTGTTGGAAAATATATCTGTGAAAAATGCATCAACTTGGAAATAGGCTTTAGATTATTGTCAAAATGCATGATTCGTATAAAAGTAAGTGACATATATGGTAATAATAGGTGGAGGATCACGGTAGGGTATGAGAGTAGTTTGGTGATATAATTTATTACTAAAGGATGAAGATAATATTTAAGTGCGGCTTGAAACAAGTGAGACATAAGGATTTAAGATGTTTGTAAAGAAAAGTGTAGATGTATTATACCCATAAGCAACGGAAGCCATGTTCATCTTTctagtgaaaaatatttttatttgagaAAAGATTTCAATAATTCATTGAAATCACGCAATGGAAAATGGTTTTGTTCAGGATAACATTTTCTGGGAGATGAATTTATGCCATACCACAGACACACCAAAGCTTTCATCatctttaaaaaaaaagagtaaagCATTATTTCTGATTATCATTTGCTAACTTGTTACCATTTTGTGTCTTTTTTCCCCCTGTCCAACCTTATGAAAACACTCTGATATTAAAATAACTGATTTTTAAATCTTATATGAGGAAGTTTTGGACGACATCAAGATGGTAAAGGGTGAGATCGACGTATAAGGTGAAGATAACTCAATAATATTACATTTTCCTAATTAACTAAAACGAGGCCTTTCATACTGCATACTCCACTTGTTGTAACTAGGGGCGGAGCTAGGTGGACAGAATAGATTCAGCCGAACCTCTTCATTAGAAAATTATACTGTGTATATAAAgtcaaatattttttatatacatTTATTAGATGTTTAATTCTTTTAACTTCTTCatatgttttttatttttattttttgaatcccGTATTGAAAATTCTGCTTCCACCATTGCCCATAACTTTCATCGAGAAAAGGCACTTCCTTAAGGTAGATGATTTTGCCTAATCATTATAATTAATACTATGTTAGTAGTATCCTCCACATATCTTGGATTTTCTCGTAAAAATAGCACGGAATAGCttgttttcggactggtaattgaaaaatagtcagtgtttgtaaataaccactattttgctgtaacacagaaaattccagcataatatactagaaattggagcacatgtgtatgaacttccagcatattatactggaccaacatattatgttggaactccgatttattatgatggagttccagtatatttatactggaactccatcataatatactgaagttccagcataatatgctgatcCAGTATactatgctggaagttcacatgtaaaaaattcgaactccagtatattatttTGGAAGGTTTTTCGTattttaaacagtgttttcgtcCAAATTTAAAATCTgattatttttgaatttgaccAGATTTCCTCGGTTCATTGGTCGTTGACGACATAGAAAGCCCACTAGTACACTCTTCACTCTTTGCATTAAAATTCCAAGCTTGCTAGAGTTTAATTATATCAAGATAAGTAAACGAAAGAAGCGAAGAGCCAAAAAGATTTGAACGTTTAACTGATCTGAAACACCTTCCATTAAAACAAAAAAGTACAAAAGCTAGCGTACACAGCATTGAACTAGGGAAACATCACGTAACATTACACTATGAATGAAACCAAACATGAACAACAAAAACATAacaggaaaaaaggaaaaaaatcacTCTTTTCTCACACTAGCTAGCAAACTTGACTACATGCATGAAATAAACTTGACCTCATAAAGAtaatatactaaaaataaatgAAACTTCTAAATCTTCATGGAAGTGGAAGGTTCCCTGCACCACCACCAGCACCACCAGCACCACCACCTAAACCACCACCTAGACCCCCCAATCCACCTACACCACCACCTAGACCCCCCAATCCACCTACACCACCAAGAACTCCAGCATTCCCTATTCCACCACCTAGTCCACCTAATGAACCACCCCCAAGTCCACCACCAATTCCAGCTCCACCACCAACTCCGCCACCAATTCCAGCAACGTCGCCACCTACTCCGCTAACAACTCCGGCAAAAGGCAGGCCATTGTTTCCAATGCCACCAAAACCACCAGTGCCTCCAAAGATATTCTTTTGATCAGCAAGACCTTTGTCACTTGGCATTTCTCTTGCTGCTGTGGTTTGAACCACTACCAAAGCAAGACAAAGGATAACTATGGACAACTTCGCCATCACTTCCTCTTTCTTTAccacctttttctttctttctttctcttacCTTTACACCTGAGTGATGAAGTAGAGTCTCCTTGAGTCTCTTTTTATAGGCAGATATGGGTTGGTGGAGAAGGCAAGAAAACATTAAATGGAATTCAATGCCTCTTTATAACTCTCTTGGGTCTTTGGAGGAACTTCAACTACTGTATTTTTTTCCCCTTCCTTTTTAGTATCAGcatattattaatttattttcctttttagatTGGATGGGTCAAAAGAATGCATAGTGCTATATATATGGTCATTTACTAAGCCACCGGCCTACGGACCCTCAGTCAGCTGGAAGCTAAAGTTACACTAATACAACAATGCATGCTAGAGAGGAGCTCGAAAACTCACTAGACATATCAAATGCATATACTCACCGTTTATAAttttttttcacaaaagtcatACAGCAACATTTTCAAACATAAAAATCACAAGACTCTGAAAACTCAACTTTCAGATGCAATAATTTttttactttatatatatattttcatctAATAAACATTGAACCAATTAAGAGAGCCGACCCGATCTGACGCCATTCGAATCAATGACTTAAATTTTAATGGAAGAAGTTTTTACAAAGGAGTTTTATAAGAAAGAGGTTTATAAAATTATGTGAGGTGAACCGGGTATTGAAATTGCTTGGTAAGCGAAAATGTCACAAGTGATTAACATATAAGGAGTATATTGTATGGCTTTCCAAAGTACTCCTTCTCTTTCAATTTACGTgagg contains:
- the LOC104088346 gene encoding glycine-rich cell wall structural protein 2-like isoform X2 translates to MAKLSIVILCLALVVVQTTAAREMPSDKGLADQKNIFGGTGGFGGIGNNGLPFAGVVSGVGGDVAGIGGGVGGGAGIGGGLGGGSLGGLGGGIGNAGVLGGVGGLGGLGGGGAGGAGGGAGNLPLP
- the LOC104088344 gene encoding 26S proteasome regulatory subunit 4 homolog A, yielding MGQGTPGGLNRQLPGDRKNDGDKKEKKFEPAAPPARVGRKQRKQKGSEAAARLPTVTPLTKCKLRLLKLERIKDYLLMEEEFVANQERLKPQEEKTEEDRSKVDDLRGSPMSVGNLEELIDENHAIVSSSVGPEYYVGILSFVDKDQLEPGCAILMHNKVLSVVGLLQDDVDPMVSVMKVEKAPLESYADIGGLDAQIQEIKEAVELPLTHPELYEDIGIKPPKGVILYGEPGTGKTLLAKAVANSTSATFLRVVGSELIQKYLGDGPKLVRELFRVADDLSPSIVFIDEIDAVGTKRYDAHSGGEREIQRTMLELLNQLDGFDSRGDVKVILATNKIESLDPALLRPGRIDRKIEFPLPDIKTRRRIFQIHTARMTLADDVNLEEFVMTKDEFSGADIKAICTEAGLLALRERRMKVTHADFKKAKDKVMFKKKEGVPEGLYM
- the LOC104088346 gene encoding glycine-rich cell wall structural protein 2-like isoform X1, which translates into the protein MAKLSIVILCLALVVVQTTAAREMPSDKGLADQKNIFGGTGGFGGIGNNGLPFAGVVSGVGGDVAGIGGGVGGGAGIGGGLGGGSLGGLGGGIGNAGVLGGVGGLGGLGGGVGGGAGGAGGGAGNLPLP